Within Clostridiales bacterium, the genomic segment GATTAACGGTGAAGTGCGAGGCTATGTACCTCAGTATGACATCATACTTATGAAGCAATCGAGGATTGAAATTGTCAACGATAAAAAAGTATGAAATAATTGCCGGTAATACTTATTACCATTCACCGATTACCTGAAACTGCATCATGTAAGTAAAGGCGATAAAGTCACAATGAAAGGCGAAGTAAGAGGCTATGCCGATGAGTATGATTTTGTTCTTGTCAAGCAGTCAAAGATAGTATCGGTAAATGGCAAGAAGCCGTGATAAGAATTCTTGGAGCCTTCCTCGCATCATTTGCCGGGGTGTCGGCTCAAACTGTTTCAACAATAAAGTGTCCCCAAAGTTATGATAAAACTTTGGGGACACTTTGTTTATTATAGATTAAATTATTCAGTGAGAAGGCTTTTACGGATACGGCTAATGTAAGTCGGTGTAATTTTCAGATAAGAAGCAAGTTCTTTTAAGGTTATCTGTTGAAGTATCTCCGGACAGCTTTTTATCAGATATAAGTATCTTTCTTTTGGAGACTTCTTGTATAGATCAATCAGCCTGTCATAAGTCTGGCACATAATCATTTTTGATAATGCCTGTCGCGCTTCCGTATGTTTGGACATTACCTCATTGACAATATCCCCTTCGCAGATAATAACTTTGGCTTTTGTAGCGGCGACAATCTCGCTCCTTGCATCTGCATTTTCCAAAATTGAAAGATAATCGGCAACCATGGCATCCTTAAAGAAAAATCCAATAATTTGTTCCTTCCCCTTGTAATCCCTCACGATATGCTTGAAGTAGCCTGATTCTATGAAACCCATATAATACGCAGGCTGACCCTCATAACAGAATCTTTCACCTTTATCGAAAATCTTTCTGTTGCCATAACGCTTGCAAATAGAGTGCCACAAATCAGCATTGACTCCTTCAAAATATGTATTGAACATATGTTTCATATCGACTGCAAAATTACAAAAAATTTCTGATATACAAAAGAGTAGTTACCAAGGATATATAACCAAAACTCCAGGTTATGGTGGAAAGTTTTTATTGACTAATAATTTTAAAATTAGCCGGTATATCAGTAGCTGGTATAAATAAAGAGGCTTCTTCACTAAGTTTTGTGAGATAACTTCTTATTTTTTTACTCATATACTTATAATTCAAGATACTCTTATCGGCAACTATTATGGTATGACTTTTAGCACGGCTTGTGGCAACATTGAATAAATGTTCCTCCAAGGAATATGCAAGAGATGTATTTGGTATGACAAAAATGGTGATCTCAGAGGTTAGTCCCTGCACTCTGGCTATGGTGTCAATCAATACATTATTATTAACACCCAGTCTTAAGGAAATTACTTTTTGTAAACTTCTAACGGTCTTACGAAAAGGAGTTAATATAGCCAATTCTTTATTTCTACATTCCTGTATTATAGAATGAGCTATGAAAGTGGTCATGTCTAATGCGAAAGATGGATTGTATTCTCCAAGATTCATATCAGTTAAAAGAAGAAAGGGACCTCCGTGTGGATGAAGAATCTTATTGATAGAGGAAGCAAAAATTATATTATCCTTTTTATTCGAAGTCAAAGATTCATTATAGAATAAGCTCGTATAGTTGGCTCCTCTTTGAGAAAGTCGAAATGTTTTTGTAAGCTGATAGATTGGAAAGCAGCGTTGTTGAGCCATAGTAGTTAGCCCCTCTACATATTTTGATAAATTCTTTTCCTTTACCTTATCCGAATTAATACTTACTATGGGGCCTAACTGGGCAGTGTCGCCTACCCATAGATTAGAGCAACCAAGTTTTTTTGCAACGGCGAACATTGGCAACAATGCTTGGCTTGCCTCATCCATAATTACAACATCAAAGACTCCATCCTCATTTAAATCAGCACCAAAACCCGAAGCAATATAATAGGTAGCCATAACTACGCTTCCTTTAATGGGAAGTACCTGTTGGAGATTGTTTACTCCTTTGGCTTCCTTCTCTTCATCTAATGTTAGTTTC encodes:
- a CDS encoding Crp/Fnr family transcriptional regulator, yielding MKHMFNTYFEGVNADLWHSICKRYGNRKIFDKGERFCYEGQPAYYMGFIESGYFKHIVRDYKGKEQIIGFFFKDAMVADYLSILENADARSEIVAATKAKVIICEGDIVNEVMSKHTEARQALSKMIMCQTYDRLIDLYKKSPKERYLYLIKSCPEILQQITLKELASYLKITPTYISRIRKSLLTE
- a CDS encoding AAA family ATPase yields the protein MQREKIRKFLNTELNAVTEDFGKKFSAPATYLFRESEEIFVGLLVKFDEGEMIVKFKSSNAFPRKGEYLQAMYLTSRLQNLHSWNGMTYGDLLKNRVKDSEAVCVWQSKSTDGEYILLGFRGIDLSFAEFLKNAPNALIVFGPHQPPIQYLQNLLRLTYDEVSKGVQDILDYSYCNISNIPIGIKREKPVDFIYQQIQNSPVTILQGPPGTGKTQLIAELCNRLCHEGKSVLVTALTNRALIEVATKDASGSLLKEGRVYKSKLTLDEEKEAKGVNNLQQVLPIKGSVVMATYYIASGFGADLNEDGVFDVVIMDEASQALLPMFAVAKKLGCSNLWVGDTAQLGPIVSINSDKVKEKNLSKYVEGLTTMAQQRCFPIYQLTKTFRLSQRGANYTSLFYNESLTSNKKDNIIFASSINKILHPHGGPFLLLTDMNLGEYNPSFALDMTTFIAHSIIQECRNKELAILTPFRKTVRSLQKVISLRLGVNNNVLIDTIARVQGLTSEITIFVIPNTSLAYSLEEHLFNVATSRAKSHTIIVADKSILNYKYMSKKIRSYLTKLSEEASLFIPATDIPANFKIISQ